Proteins from one Mus pahari chromosome 10, PAHARI_EIJ_v1.1, whole genome shotgun sequence genomic window:
- the LOC110327547 gene encoding uncharacterized protein LOC110327547 translates to MDPLESVNVHLEFWVSKVLFGEHDSMPKILEDFLNTHVFLAFEINSNDTVLTIYGLKAFNTFAMFVIVSLACNLRIKRRRARAWARGLQSPVWWKRSYFI, encoded by the exons ATGGACCCTCTGGAGTCTGTGAATGTGCATCTCGAATTCTGGGTCTCCAAAGTATTATTTGGTGAGCATG atTCAATGCCTAAAATATTGGAGGACTTTTTGAATACCCACGTTTTTCTTGCATTTGAAATTAATTCAAATGACACTGTCCTGACCATTTATGGACTTAAAGCTTTTAATACTTTTGCAATGTTTGTGATTGTGTCGCTAGCTTGCAATCTCCGGATCAAACGACGTCGAG CCAGAGCCTGGGCCAGAGGCCTGCAAAGTCCTGTGTGGTGGAAACGGAGCTACTTCATTTAA